The Saccharopolyspora gloriosae genome has a segment encoding these proteins:
- a CDS encoding phytoene/squalene synthase family protein translates to MDVANGIFRRPGRDPSPTARRELDAAGIQHPALRTAYRHCRDLHAAHGRTYYLAARLLPPERRPAVHALYGFARWVDDVVDEPGPANAHRAAEIARIDAALHRALTGGTADRPVLAAVADTARRYRLPAQLFTDFMRSMRMDLHVTGYPDRAALDEYVHGSAGVIGLQVLPVLGTTCSRDQAAPHAAKLGHAFQLTNFLRDVGEDLDRGRVYLPADELAAFGVDAERLHWCRRTGRPDGPVRRALADQVARTRALYRQAEAGIPMLDPVARPCVATAHVLYGEILDRVVESGYRVFGARIAVPTGRRLGVAAPALLSAVTARARTAAQERIRR, encoded by the coding sequence GTGGACGTTGCGAACGGGATTTTCCGGCGCCCCGGCCGAGATCCATCGCCGACGGCGCGGCGCGAGCTGGACGCCGCGGGCATCCAGCACCCCGCACTGCGCACCGCCTACCGCCATTGCCGCGACCTCCACGCCGCGCACGGCCGCACCTACTACCTCGCGGCCCGGCTGCTGCCCCCGGAACGCAGACCCGCCGTGCACGCGCTCTACGGATTCGCCCGATGGGTGGACGACGTCGTCGATGAACCCGGCCCCGCGAACGCGCATCGCGCCGCGGAGATCGCCCGGATCGACGCCGCACTGCACCGCGCGCTCACCGGTGGGACGGCGGACCGCCCGGTGCTGGCCGCCGTCGCCGACACCGCCCGCCGATACCGGCTGCCGGCGCAGCTGTTCACCGACTTCATGCGCTCCATGCGGATGGACCTGCACGTCACCGGCTACCCGGACCGGGCGGCGCTCGACGAGTACGTGCACGGCTCCGCCGGAGTCATCGGCCTCCAGGTGCTGCCGGTGCTCGGCACCACCTGCTCCCGCGACCAAGCGGCACCGCATGCAGCGAAGCTCGGACACGCCTTCCAGCTCACCAACTTCCTACGCGACGTCGGCGAAGACCTCGACCGCGGCCGCGTGTACCTGCCCGCCGACGAGCTCGCCGCGTTCGGCGTGGACGCCGAGCGGCTGCACTGGTGCCGCCGCACCGGACGCCCGGACGGCCCGGTGCGGCGCGCGCTCGCAGACCAGGTGGCGCGCACCCGCGCGCTGTACCGGCAGGCCGAAGCCGGAATCCCGATGCTCGATCCGGTGGCACGGCCGTGCGTGGCGACCGCGCACGTGCTCTACGGCGAGATCCTGGACCGCGTGGTGGAGTCCGGATATCGCGTGTTCGGCGCGCGGATCGCGGTACCCACCGGCAGGCGCCTCGGAGTGGCGGCACCGGCACTGCTGTCCGCCGTCACCGCCCGAGCGCGCACCGCGGCGCAGGAGAGGATCCGGCGATGA
- a CDS encoding fasciclin domain-containing protein: MRIRRRTAAITGTAAALALALSACGQAEQDDMEQPAQQPAPAPAEPQPMADGVTTADDVFGPGCAQVPTDPNDPGSVQGMVDDPVGTAASNNPLLTKLTAAVQAADLGDTLNKTDTPYTVFAPADPAFDALPKETLDALLTDPAKKQQLTDILTYHVVPQRMDADGLAQAKTVPTAQGGQLTVEGSGENLKVNGASVLCGNVPTANATVFVVDKVLMPGQ; encoded by the coding sequence ATGAGGATCCGTCGACGCACCGCCGCGATCACCGGCACCGCAGCCGCCCTCGCCCTCGCCCTCTCCGCATGCGGACAGGCCGAGCAGGACGACATGGAACAGCCCGCGCAGCAGCCGGCTCCCGCCCCCGCCGAGCCGCAGCCCATGGCCGACGGCGTCACCACCGCCGACGACGTGTTCGGCCCCGGCTGTGCCCAGGTGCCCACCGACCCGAACGACCCCGGCTCCGTGCAGGGCATGGTCGACGACCCGGTGGGCACCGCAGCGAGCAACAACCCGCTGCTGACCAAGCTCACCGCCGCCGTCCAGGCCGCCGATCTCGGCGACACCCTGAACAAGACCGACACCCCCTACACCGTGTTCGCGCCCGCCGACCCCGCGTTCGACGCGCTCCCCAAGGAGACCCTCGACGCGCTGCTCACCGACCCGGCGAAGAAGCAGCAGCTCACCGACATCCTGACCTACCACGTGGTCCCCCAGCGGATGGACGCCGACGGACTCGCGCAGGCCAAGACGGTGCCCACCGCCCAAGGAGGACAGCTCACCGTCGAGGGGTCCGGGGAGAACCTGAAGGTCAACGGCGCCTCCGTGCTGTGCGGCAACGTCCCCACCGCGAACGCCACCGTGTTCGTCGTCGACAAGGTCCTCATGCCCGGTCAGTGA
- a CDS encoding molybdopterin-dependent oxidoreductase yields the protein MNTTSPRTLRLPVAAWCGVLAAAVALGAGHLLAALLEPRSSPLLAVGNSAIDLTPEPVKQFAISAFGQADKIALLGGMAIVIAALAAAAGVLSRRDARPGIVLIGAFGLLGVAAVLSRPDVGALGVLAPVVAALAGISAFRLLHRTALAAAEAGAQPPPRDEHDPNDTLEEPFDPELLTEPAEGTDRRRFLVSSVAVAATAGLTGAGGSLLTGGRDAEASRRTVAQALGGSAAQTVPAGADFAAAGTPSFITPNRDFYRIDTALSVPRVEIADWRLRVHGMIDRELDLDFADLRRFPQVTRTITMTCVSNDVGGPYISTAEFTGVPIREVLLAAGVRPGAEQVFSTSVDGFTAGTPVDALLDAERGALLAYGMNGEPLPAEHGFPVRMVTPGLYGYVSATKWLTDLELTTFDKPAYWIERGWGRFAPIKVQSRIDNPDGFGRIPAGRTTIAGIAWAQPIGIERVEVRVDRGPWQVAQLSTEVNRQTWRMWRAEVDLAPGGHNIECRATDHNGTTQTQQRAPVLPDGATGWHSVFCNAR from the coding sequence GTGAACACGACATCCCCGCGCACCCTGCGCCTGCCGGTGGCGGCGTGGTGCGGAGTCCTGGCGGCCGCGGTCGCGTTGGGCGCCGGTCACCTGCTCGCCGCACTCCTCGAACCCCGCTCCTCGCCGTTGCTGGCCGTGGGCAACTCGGCGATCGACCTCACCCCGGAACCGGTGAAGCAGTTCGCCATCAGCGCCTTCGGGCAGGCCGACAAGATCGCGCTGCTGGGCGGGATGGCGATCGTCATCGCGGCGCTCGCGGCCGCGGCCGGAGTGCTCTCGCGCCGCGACGCCCGCCCCGGAATCGTCCTCATCGGAGCATTCGGGCTACTCGGCGTCGCCGCGGTGCTGTCCCGGCCCGATGTGGGAGCGCTGGGCGTGCTCGCCCCGGTCGTGGCGGCGCTGGCCGGGATCTCGGCTTTCCGGCTGCTGCACCGGACCGCACTCGCGGCCGCCGAAGCCGGCGCGCAGCCGCCCCCGCGCGACGAGCACGACCCGAACGACACCCTCGAAGAACCCTTCGACCCCGAGCTGCTCACCGAACCCGCCGAAGGCACCGACCGACGCCGATTCCTGGTGTCCTCGGTCGCGGTGGCCGCCACCGCCGGGCTCACCGGCGCGGGCGGCTCCCTGCTCACCGGCGGCCGCGACGCCGAAGCGTCGCGGCGAACGGTCGCGCAAGCACTCGGCGGCTCCGCCGCCCAGACCGTGCCCGCCGGAGCGGACTTCGCCGCCGCGGGCACCCCGTCGTTCATCACCCCGAACCGCGACTTCTACCGAATCGACACCGCGCTGAGCGTCCCGCGCGTCGAGATCGCGGACTGGCGGCTTCGGGTGCACGGCATGATCGACCGCGAACTCGACCTCGACTTCGCCGACCTGCGCCGGTTCCCGCAGGTGACCAGGACGATCACGATGACCTGCGTGTCCAACGACGTCGGCGGCCCCTACATCTCCACCGCCGAGTTCACCGGCGTGCCCATCCGGGAAGTGCTGCTGGCCGCCGGAGTCCGCCCCGGCGCGGAACAGGTGTTCAGCACCAGCGTGGACGGGTTCACCGCGGGCACACCGGTGGACGCGCTGCTCGACGCCGAACGCGGCGCCCTGCTGGCCTACGGCATGAACGGCGAACCGCTGCCCGCCGAACACGGCTTCCCCGTTCGCATGGTCACCCCCGGTCTCTACGGCTACGTGTCCGCCACGAAATGGCTCACCGACCTCGAACTGACCACGTTCGACAAACCCGCCTACTGGATCGAACGCGGCTGGGGACGTTTCGCGCCGATCAAAGTCCAGTCCCGGATCGACAACCCCGACGGTTTCGGCCGCATCCCCGCCGGACGCACCACCATCGCGGGCATCGCATGGGCGCAGCCCATCGGCATCGAACGCGTCGAGGTCCGCGTCGACCGCGGGCCGTGGCAGGTCGCGCAACTGTCCACTGAGGTCAACCGGCAGACCTGGCGGATGTGGCGAGCCGAGGTCGACCTCGCGCCGGGCGGTCACAACATCGAATGCCGCGCCACCGACCACAACGGCACCACCCAGACCCAGCAGCGCGCCCCGGTGCTGCCGGACGGGGCGACCGGCTGGCACTCGGTGTTCTGCAACGCCCGTTGA
- the ligD gene encoding non-homologous end-joining DNA ligase: MSARVTVRVQDRELTLSNLDKVLYPAAGFSKRDVIDYYRRISPVLLPHLRGRAVTLIRFPDGVDSGSFFEKNVSRHAPDWVPTARLVSGADGSGSAVNHHVLIRDLPTLVWTANLAALELHVPQWTVGEDDSRNNPDLLVFDLDPGPPATIVECCRAAELLHERLSSDGLRVYAKTSGAKGMQLYCPVRTEEPGRTSAYAKELALRLAADHPDALLAKMNRAARTGKVFLDWSQNNTAKTTVAPYSLRAREHPTASTPITWDEVRSCREARDLRFTAEEVLRRVERDGDLLADLHTDPHPL, encoded by the coding sequence ATGTCGGCGCGGGTGACCGTCCGGGTGCAGGACCGCGAACTGACGCTGTCCAATCTGGACAAGGTCCTCTACCCAGCCGCGGGGTTCAGCAAACGCGACGTGATCGACTACTACCGGCGGATCTCCCCGGTGCTGCTGCCGCACCTGCGGGGCCGCGCGGTGACCCTGATCCGCTTCCCGGACGGCGTGGATTCAGGCTCGTTCTTCGAGAAGAACGTCTCCCGGCACGCCCCGGACTGGGTGCCGACCGCACGGCTGGTCAGCGGCGCCGACGGTTCCGGTTCGGCCGTGAACCACCACGTGCTCATCCGCGACCTGCCGACGCTGGTGTGGACGGCGAACCTGGCGGCGCTGGAACTGCACGTTCCGCAGTGGACGGTGGGCGAGGACGACTCGCGCAACAACCCGGACCTGCTGGTGTTCGACCTCGATCCCGGGCCGCCGGCGACGATCGTCGAGTGCTGCCGGGCCGCCGAACTGCTGCACGAGCGGCTGAGCTCGGACGGATTGCGGGTGTACGCGAAGACCAGCGGCGCCAAGGGAATGCAGCTCTACTGCCCGGTGCGCACCGAGGAACCCGGCCGCACCTCGGCCTACGCGAAGGAACTCGCGCTGCGCCTGGCCGCCGATCACCCCGATGCGCTGCTGGCGAAGATGAACCGCGCCGCGCGGACCGGCAAGGTCTTCTTGGACTGGAGCCAGAACAACACCGCGAAGACCACCGTCGCGCCGTACTCGCTGCGCGCCCGCGAACACCCCACCGCCTCCACCCCGATCACCTGGGACGAGGTGCGCTCCTGCCGCGAGGCGCGGGACCTGCGGTTCACCGCCGAGGAGGTGCTGCGCCGCGTGGAGCGCGACGGAGACCTGCTCGCCGATCTGCACACCGATCCACATCCGTTGTGA
- the selB gene encoding selenocysteine-specific translation elongation factor, protein MHVVATAGHVDHGKSTLLRLLTGMEPDRWSQERERGMTIDLGFAWTTIGEQVLAFVDVPGHERFVPNMLAGIGPVPAVLFVVAADEGWQRQSTEHLDALHALGVRHGLLAVTRCDLADPAAATEQAQRRLQHSALGELPVVHVSGRTGAGLPQLHAALADLGDRLPAPDAAAAVRLWVDRAFTIRGAGTVVTGTLAAGTLRTGDRLRLEPGGRDVTVRALQSLGEPLAEVAAVARVAVNLRGVPLEQVGRGHALLTPRRWLSSDLLDVRVRDAAELPRQLMLHLGSAAVAARIRPLGEDTARLSLREPLPVRIGDRALLRDPGAHDIAGGAVLLDVRPRALGRRGAARERARELAGMDGVPDGAAELRRRRLVRRDELTAMGAEVPAAAAEAAGWVLDPAHRDELAERLVRLLDEHRARHPLADGVPTEAARRDLALPDPALLEPLLRTGTAREIRTGGGRLRLGTSPWPPEIAAALRRLRRTLTEAPFAAPTAAELAELGLGAEPLAAAVRTGELLQLAPGVLLLPGADRRALQVLRELPEPFTLSQARQALGTSRRVAVPLLELLARTGHTEHLPDGTHRLRPSPTSGECLLHPAPPCGF, encoded by the coding sequence ATGCACGTCGTCGCCACCGCCGGGCACGTCGATCACGGCAAATCGACGCTGCTGCGGCTGCTCACCGGCATGGAACCGGACCGCTGGTCGCAGGAACGCGAGCGGGGCATGACGATCGACCTCGGTTTCGCCTGGACGACTATCGGCGAGCAGGTGCTGGCGTTCGTCGACGTGCCCGGCCACGAGCGGTTCGTGCCGAACATGCTCGCGGGGATCGGTCCGGTACCGGCGGTGTTGTTCGTGGTGGCCGCCGACGAGGGCTGGCAGCGCCAGTCGACCGAGCATCTCGACGCGCTGCACGCGTTGGGGGTGCGGCACGGGCTGCTGGCGGTGACCCGTTGCGACCTGGCCGATCCCGCCGCCGCGACCGAGCAGGCGCAGCGGCGGCTGCAACATTCGGCACTGGGCGAGCTGCCCGTGGTGCACGTGAGCGGGCGCACCGGCGCGGGCCTGCCGCAGTTGCACGCGGCGCTGGCGGACCTCGGGGACCGGCTGCCCGCCCCGGACGCCGCGGCGGCGGTGCGGCTGTGGGTGGATCGGGCGTTCACGATCCGCGGCGCTGGCACCGTCGTCACCGGCACGCTCGCCGCGGGAACGCTGCGCACCGGGGATCGGCTGCGGCTGGAGCCCGGTGGCCGGGACGTGACCGTGCGGGCGCTGCAGTCGTTGGGCGAGCCGCTCGCCGAGGTGGCGGCCGTGGCGAGAGTGGCGGTGAACCTGCGCGGCGTACCGCTGGAGCAGGTGGGGCGCGGACACGCGCTGCTCACCCCGCGCCGGTGGTTGAGCAGCGACCTGCTCGACGTGCGGGTGCGGGACGCGGCCGAACTTCCCCGGCAGCTGATGCTGCACCTCGGCTCGGCCGCCGTCGCGGCGCGGATCCGGCCGCTGGGCGAGGACACCGCGCGGCTGTCGTTGCGGGAGCCGTTGCCGGTGCGCATCGGCGACCGGGCGCTGCTGCGGGATCCGGGCGCCCACGACATCGCCGGTGGCGCGGTGCTGCTGGACGTGCGCCCGCGGGCGCTGGGGCGCCGCGGAGCGGCGCGAGAACGGGCGCGTGAGCTGGCGGGCATGGACGGCGTCCCCGACGGAGCCGCGGAACTGCGGCGCCGACGGCTCGTCCGGCGCGACGAACTGACCGCGATGGGCGCGGAAGTCCCCGCGGCGGCCGCGGAAGCGGCCGGGTGGGTGCTCGACCCGGCACATCGTGACGAGCTCGCCGAGCGGCTGGTGCGGCTGCTCGACGAGCATCGCGCGCGGCATCCGCTCGCCGACGGTGTGCCCACCGAGGCGGCCCGGCGTGACCTCGCGCTACCGGATCCGGCGCTGCTGGAGCCGTTGCTGCGCACCGGAACGGCCCGTGAGATCCGCACCGGCGGCGGACGGTTGCGCCTGGGGACCTCGCCTTGGCCGCCGGAGATCGCCGCGGCATTGCGACGGCTGCGCCGCACGCTCACCGAGGCTCCGTTCGCGGCCCCCACCGCCGCCGAACTCGCGGAACTGGGCTTGGGCGCGGAGCCGCTGGCGGCCGCGGTCCGCACCGGCGAACTGCTCCAGCTCGCACCGGGGGTGCTCCTGCTGCCGGGAGCCGACCGGCGTGCGCTGCAGGTGCTGCGGGAGCTGCCGGAACCCTTCACCCTCTCCCAGGCCCGCCAGGCCCTCGGCACCTCCCGCCGAGTAGCCGTGCCCCTGCTGGAACTGCTCGCCCGCACCGGTCACACCGAACACCTGCCCGACGGCACCCACCGCCTCCGTCCCTCCCCCACCTCGGGTGAATGCCTCCTTCACCCGGCCCCACCTTGCGGGTTCTAG
- a CDS encoding ATP-dependent Clp protease ATP-binding subunit: MTGFFGSGGFGSSPFDDFLARYLSGGDGPQQPRRVDLTRLMSGHAQDLVAAAARLTVEHGGRDLDTHHLLWAATRSETPRAMLERAGADVDALGKQIEQQLPAGDAIDQPPALTPASKRTLLESHQIARAVGASYIGPDHLLLALAANPDSRAGRLLTAAHVTLESLQAAPADPAQSRQQEAAETSSTPTLEQFGQDLTARARDGGLDPVIGRDEEIEQTIEVLSRRTKNNPVLIGEAGVGKTAVVEGLAARIVDGHVPDTLKDKRVVQLDLSGVVAGTRYRGDFEERMNKLLDEISRNRDQLVIFIDELHTVVGAGGSDGAVDAGNMLKPKLARGELHVVGATTLDEYRKNIEKDAALERRFQPITVDEPSVSDTERIICGLRDRYEAHHQVRFNDDAIRAAAELADRYIADRFLPDKAIDLIDQAGARKRLRTGTPDTDLRELEQRYDELARDKAQAIAEEDYERAAGLRDEIVGVRDQIRSQRQGNGGIPVVGREEIADVVSRATGIPATQLTEEEKSRLMKLEEQLHQRVVGQDEAVHAISRAVRRSRTGMGDPNRPVGTFLFLGPTGVGKTELARALAESLFGDQDRMVRLDMSEFQEAHTASRLVGSPPGYVGYGEAGQLTESVRRRPYSVILLDEIEKAHPDVFNTLLQVLDDGRLTDGQGRTVDFTNTVMIMTSNLGSDIISQRSGVLGFSSREQDQADEPARDRLMARLRESFRPEFLNRIDEVVVFRKLETDQLHRITELLLGDTRQRLHTQDIEVDFSNSAVDWITEHGHEPDYGARPLRRTIQREVDDSISELLLEGRLGEGQRVEVDTSGDELTFEVRPALEAGAGTS, encoded by the coding sequence ATGACCGGCTTCTTCGGTTCCGGAGGGTTCGGTTCGAGCCCGTTCGACGACTTCCTGGCCCGCTACCTCTCCGGCGGAGACGGCCCGCAGCAACCGCGGCGAGTCGACCTGACCCGGCTGATGAGCGGGCACGCCCAGGACCTGGTGGCCGCCGCAGCGCGCCTCACCGTCGAACACGGCGGCCGTGACCTGGACACCCACCACCTGCTGTGGGCCGCGACCCGCTCGGAGACGCCCAGAGCCATGCTGGAGCGCGCCGGAGCGGACGTGGACGCGCTCGGCAAGCAGATCGAGCAGCAGCTGCCCGCAGGCGACGCGATCGACCAGCCACCGGCGCTGACGCCGGCTTCGAAGCGCACGCTGCTGGAGTCGCACCAGATCGCCCGCGCGGTCGGCGCCTCCTACATCGGCCCCGACCACCTGTTGCTGGCGCTGGCCGCCAACCCCGACTCGCGTGCCGGGCGGCTGCTGACCGCTGCGCACGTCACGCTGGAATCGCTGCAGGCGGCTCCGGCGGATCCCGCGCAGTCCCGCCAACAGGAGGCTGCCGAAACGTCGAGCACGCCGACGCTGGAACAGTTCGGCCAGGACCTCACCGCCCGCGCCCGCGATGGCGGGCTGGACCCGGTGATCGGCCGGGACGAGGAGATCGAGCAGACCATCGAGGTGCTCTCGCGGCGCACCAAGAACAACCCGGTGCTCATCGGTGAGGCGGGCGTCGGCAAGACCGCCGTCGTCGAAGGGCTCGCCGCGCGCATCGTGGACGGCCACGTGCCGGACACGCTCAAGGACAAGCGGGTCGTGCAACTGGACCTGTCCGGTGTCGTGGCGGGCACCCGGTACCGGGGCGACTTCGAAGAGCGGATGAACAAGCTGCTCGACGAGATCAGCCGCAACCGCGACCAGCTGGTGATCTTCATCGACGAGCTGCACACCGTGGTCGGCGCGGGCGGTTCGGACGGCGCCGTGGACGCGGGCAACATGCTCAAGCCGAAGCTGGCGCGCGGCGAACTGCACGTCGTCGGCGCCACCACCCTCGACGAGTACCGCAAGAACATCGAGAAGGACGCCGCGCTGGAGCGCCGGTTCCAGCCGATCACGGTGGACGAGCCCAGTGTCTCCGACACCGAGCGCATCATCTGCGGCCTGCGGGACCGCTACGAGGCCCACCACCAGGTGCGGTTCAACGACGACGCGATCCGGGCCGCCGCCGAGCTCGCCGACCGCTACATCGCCGACCGTTTCCTGCCGGACAAGGCGATCGACCTGATCGACCAGGCGGGCGCCCGCAAGCGGCTGCGCACCGGGACTCCCGACACCGACCTGCGCGAACTCGAGCAGCGTTACGACGAGCTGGCCAGGGACAAGGCGCAGGCCATCGCCGAGGAGGACTACGAGCGGGCCGCCGGGCTGCGCGACGAGATCGTCGGCGTGCGCGACCAGATCCGCTCCCAGCGGCAGGGCAACGGCGGCATCCCCGTGGTCGGCCGGGAGGAGATCGCCGACGTCGTCTCCCGCGCCACCGGCATCCCCGCCACCCAGCTCACCGAGGAGGAGAAGAGCCGCCTCATGAAGCTGGAGGAGCAGCTGCACCAGCGGGTCGTCGGCCAGGACGAGGCGGTGCACGCGATCTCCCGCGCGGTGCGGCGCTCCCGCACCGGAATGGGCGATCCGAACCGCCCGGTCGGCACGTTCCTGTTCCTCGGCCCCACCGGCGTCGGCAAGACGGAACTGGCGCGGGCGCTGGCCGAGTCGCTGTTCGGCGACCAGGACCGGATGGTGCGGCTGGACATGAGCGAGTTCCAGGAGGCGCACACCGCCAGCAGGCTGGTGGGTTCCCCGCCCGGCTACGTCGGTTACGGCGAGGCAGGCCAGCTCACCGAATCGGTGCGGCGGCGCCCGTACTCGGTGATCCTGCTCGACGAGATCGAGAAGGCCCATCCCGACGTGTTCAACACGCTGCTGCAGGTGCTCGACGACGGCAGGCTCACCGACGGTCAGGGCCGCACGGTGGACTTCACCAACACGGTGATGATCATGACGAGCAACCTGGGCTCGGACATCATCTCGCAGCGTTCCGGAGTGCTCGGCTTCTCCAGCCGGGAACAGGATCAGGCCGACGAACCGGCTCGCGACCGGCTGATGGCGCGGCTGCGGGAATCGTTCCGGCCGGAGTTCCTCAACCGGATCGACGAGGTCGTGGTGTTCCGCAAGCTGGAGACCGACCAGCTGCACCGGATCACCGAGCTGCTGCTCGGCGACACCCGGCAGCGGTTGCACACCCAGGACATCGAGGTCGACTTCAGCAACTCCGCGGTGGACTGGATCACCGAGCACGGCCACGAGCCCGACTACGGGGCGCGGCCGCTGCGGCGCACCATCCAGCGCGAGGTCGACGATTCGATCTCGGAGTTGCTGCTGGAGGGCAGGCTCGGCGAGGGCCAGCGGGTCGAGGTGGACACCTCCGGCGACGAGCTGACCTTCGAGGTCCGGCCGGCTTTGGAGGCCGGGGCGGGCACGTCCTGA
- a CDS encoding IS30 family transposase gives MSRRDAAARVGVHVRTAADWDRGIRKIGDARVHPDGHRIDYNTAVTSGSVLSLAVVEAELHPRFLTVTERETIADLWRQGESLRVIGRVLGRSPSTVKREIDNRSVAGEYQPHRAQRAWAASRARPKASKLAQHGPLRDYVTAGLQQRWSPEQICHALVTEFPDDEGMRVSPETIYQAIYIQARGGLRRELADALRTGRTRRALHRSPEQRTPRFDDMVMISERPPQIEDRAVPGHWEGDLIVGTRSESAIVTLVERSTRYVLLGHLPGRHTAEAVRDVLIPLIKTLPEHLRGSLTWDQGCEMAAHKQFTITTGVPVYFCDPHSPWQRGTNENTNGLLRQYFPKGTDLRIHSPEDLEHVAQQLNNRPRKTLGWHTPAQRLRDLLTTT, from the coding sequence GTGTCGAGGCGGGATGCTGCGGCACGGGTCGGGGTGCATGTGCGCACTGCCGCTGATTGGGATCGGGGGATCCGCAAGATCGGTGATGCCCGGGTGCACCCGGACGGGCACAGGATCGACTACAACACCGCTGTGACTAGTGGATCAGTGTTGTCGTTGGCGGTGGTCGAAGCTGAGCTGCACCCCCGGTTTTTGACGGTGACGGAACGGGAAACGATCGCTGACTTGTGGCGGCAGGGCGAGTCGTTGCGGGTGATCGGGCGTGTTTTGGGCCGGTCGCCCTCCACGGTCAAACGCGAGATCGACAACCGCAGCGTCGCCGGCGAATATCAGCCGCACCGGGCGCAGCGGGCATGGGCCGCCAGCCGCGCACGCCCGAAGGCCTCCAAACTCGCCCAACACGGCCCGTTACGCGACTACGTCACCGCCGGCCTGCAGCAACGATGGTCACCAGAGCAAATCTGTCACGCTCTGGTCACCGAGTTCCCCGACGACGAAGGCATGCGGGTGAGTCCCGAAACGATCTACCAAGCCATCTACATCCAGGCACGAGGCGGGTTACGGCGCGAACTCGCCGACGCGCTGCGCACCGGACGCACCCGCCGCGCACTACACCGCAGCCCCGAACAGCGCACGCCCCGATTCGACGACATGGTGATGATCTCCGAACGCCCACCACAGATCGAAGACCGGGCCGTGCCCGGCCACTGGGAAGGCGACCTGATCGTCGGCACCCGCAGCGAAAGCGCGATCGTGACCCTGGTCGAACGCTCCACCCGCTACGTCCTGCTCGGACACCTGCCCGGCAGACACACCGCCGAAGCCGTCCGCGACGTCCTGATCCCCCTGATCAAAACCCTGCCCGAACACCTCCGCGGCTCCCTGACCTGGGACCAAGGCTGCGAAATGGCCGCACACAAACAGTTCACCATCACCACCGGAGTCCCGGTCTACTTCTGCGACCCCCACTCACCCTGGCAACGCGGAACGAACGAGAACACCAACGGACTCCTGCGCCAATACTTCCCCAAAGGCACCGACCTCCGCATCCACAGCCCCGAAGACCTCGAACACGTCGCCCAACAACTCAACAACCGACCACGCAAAACACTCGGCTGGCACACCCCAGCCCAACGCCTCCGTGATCTACTCACCACCACATAA
- a CDS encoding PPOX class F420-dependent oxidoreductase, which yields MAPTIATNKRVERSELLEFLRPRHHALLVTERGSGRPQISPVTCGVDSEGRIVISTYPERAKTSNARRAEQVSVCVLSDEFNGAWVQVDGRAEVIDQPESVEPLVEYFRSISGEHPDWDEYREAMRKQGKSLIRVTIDEWGPIATGGFPARLAE from the coding sequence GTGGCTCCCACCATCGCCACCAACAAGCGCGTCGAACGTTCGGAGCTGCTGGAGTTCCTGCGGCCTCGCCACCACGCCCTGCTGGTCACCGAACGCGGCAGCGGGCGCCCGCAGATCTCTCCGGTGACCTGTGGCGTCGATTCGGAGGGCCGGATCGTGATCTCCACCTATCCGGAGCGGGCGAAGACCAGCAACGCCCGCCGTGCCGAGCAGGTGTCGGTCTGCGTGCTCTCCGACGAGTTCAACGGTGCCTGGGTGCAGGTCGACGGACGCGCCGAGGTCATCGATCAGCCGGAGAGCGTGGAGCCGCTCGTGGAGTACTTCCGCAGTATCTCCGGGGAACACCCGGATTGGGACGAGTACCGGGAGGCGATGCGCAAGCAGGGCAAATCCCTGATCCGGGTCACCATCGACGAGTGGGGTCCCATCGCCACCGGCGGTTTCCCGGCGCGCCTCGCGGAGTGA